A single window of Leclercia adecarboxylata DNA harbors:
- a CDS encoding DUF262 domain-containing protein, with the protein MLDNSSAQKYVAALTVGQLFRNGHYTIPIYQRNYAWGQEEIEQLIQDIWDVAQINRGDNQYFIGSLVVAEKGAGRFETIDGQQRYTTLSILLAVMKNAFYLRLPDIVKLNLHFDCRDESDATLKSLFEMGDIPADEKNVEPMIAQAWRIMVSFIAKKDIDRQAFLRFLLENVVVLRVTVPADTDLNHYFEIMNNRGEQLEKHEILKARLMDKLGESASNSERAVFSILWDACANMQRYVQLGVHHSLRDQWFGHNWDRIPQDFDTLQSPRLERDKNDENRTLHDIIFHPRGNLPEPASKHESDEEHPGTFGSVITFPNFLLQVLRLTWPDTPLDDKRLLDTFIANNPDPRQFIMQLLRCRMLFDNYIIKRKHDNAWSLQALTRYQKSFSYKSAFPSPEKASVREQNIPLNDNLIMLLSMFHVSFPAQIYKHWLNGALFWLNKYAAPDQLNVNGRDYLNYLENLANHFLLERLMGTANEHTYRFDVLENAPTCFPATLDEAPLHRGTAVQNYIFNRLDYLLWLNLKNKRSFSGVNMAYIQKRLEGFAFTFRTSVEHYWPQHPQGNALPLEKSKDLSEGVDNFGNLCLISHSNNSKLSNYSPLAKKEHYEESTSVESLKQVFMMSYDHWGPLAVKNILHHKNMMINVLLYRH; encoded by the coding sequence ATGTTAGATAACTCATCTGCGCAAAAGTACGTGGCGGCGCTGACGGTTGGCCAACTCTTCCGAAATGGTCATTATACGATACCGATTTATCAACGTAATTACGCATGGGGCCAGGAAGAGATTGAGCAATTAATTCAGGATATATGGGATGTTGCCCAGATAAACCGGGGAGATAACCAGTATTTTATTGGTAGTCTGGTCGTTGCGGAAAAAGGTGCTGGCCGTTTTGAAACGATCGATGGGCAGCAACGATATACCACGCTCAGCATTTTGCTTGCGGTGATGAAAAATGCGTTTTATTTACGCTTACCCGACATTGTGAAACTTAATCTTCATTTTGACTGCCGGGACGAATCAGATGCGACGTTGAAGAGCTTGTTTGAAATGGGTGACATTCCCGCCGATGAAAAGAATGTGGAACCCATGATCGCTCAAGCCTGGCGCATTATGGTGAGTTTCATTGCCAAAAAAGATATCGATCGGCAGGCCTTCCTTCGCTTTCTCCTGGAAAACGTCGTCGTTTTACGTGTAACTGTTCCTGCTGATACCGATTTGAATCATTATTTTGAGATTATGAATAACCGTGGGGAGCAGTTAGAAAAACACGAAATCCTCAAAGCCCGGTTGATGGACAAATTGGGGGAAAGTGCCAGCAATAGTGAACGCGCCGTGTTTTCTATCCTCTGGGATGCCTGCGCCAATATGCAACGTTATGTGCAATTAGGTGTGCATCACTCGCTGCGGGATCAGTGGTTTGGCCACAACTGGGATAGGATCCCGCAAGATTTTGACACCCTCCAGTCCCCACGCCTGGAGCGCGATAAAAACGACGAAAACCGTACCCTGCACGATATTATCTTCCACCCAAGGGGCAATCTCCCGGAGCCTGCCAGTAAACACGAATCTGATGAAGAACATCCTGGCACCTTTGGTTCGGTCATTACTTTCCCCAATTTTCTGTTGCAGGTGCTCCGTCTTACGTGGCCCGACACTCCTCTGGACGATAAGCGCCTGCTGGATACGTTCATCGCAAACAACCCTGATCCCCGGCAATTTATAATGCAGTTATTAAGATGCCGGATGCTATTTGATAACTATATTATTAAGCGCAAGCATGATAATGCCTGGAGCCTGCAAGCTCTGACGCGCTATCAAAAAAGCTTCAGTTATAAAAGCGCCTTCCCCTCGCCGGAAAAAGCGTCAGTACGTGAGCAAAATATTCCCCTTAATGACAATCTGATCATGTTGTTATCCATGTTCCACGTTTCGTTTCCGGCGCAAATCTACAAACACTGGTTAAACGGCGCATTATTTTGGCTGAATAAATACGCAGCTCCCGACCAGCTCAATGTGAATGGTCGGGACTATCTCAATTATCTGGAAAATTTAGCAAATCATTTCTTGCTCGAGCGATTAATGGGCACTGCAAACGAGCATACCTATCGCTTCGACGTGTTGGAAAATGCGCCTACCTGCTTCCCCGCGACCCTCGACGAAGCCCCGCTGCACAGAGGCACCGCAGTACAAAACTATATCTTTAACCGCCTTGATTATCTGCTGTGGTTAAACCTTAAAAATAAACGATCTTTTTCTGGCGTGAATATGGCATATATCCAGAAGAGGCTTGAGGGCTTCGCGTTTACCTTCAGAACCTCAGTGGAACATTACTGGCCACAGCATCCTCAGGGCAATGCGCTGCCGCTTGAAAAATCTAAAGATTTAAGCGAAGGCGTCGATAATTTTGGCAATCTTTGTCTTATCAGCCACAGCAATAATTCAAAGTTAAGCAACTATTCTCCTTTAGCAAAAAAAGAGCACTACGAGGAGAGTACAAGCGTCGAAAGCCTGAAGCAGGTGTTCATGATGAGTTACGACCATTGGGGTCCCCTGGCAGTGAAAAATATCCTTCATCATAAAAATATGATGATAAATGTTCTGCTCTACCGGCACTAA
- a CDS encoding DUF262 domain-containing protein, whose protein sequence is MAILSKNIVTVKEALEKSLSIPDYQRPYKWREFHVNQLLEDIIQHRHQSRYRLGTIVSYKNRHNSPAEEIVDGQQRLLTLSLLCALLDEKQEYCSPSLLRHAFNNSITQHNVEKNVELIRRRLSQVSTEDQKSIYHYLLHSCELICVTLDNLSEAFQFFDSQNARGKPLEAYDLLKAFHLREMDENTPEERQRCVKTWENDVKPKKDRFARPNLDQLMSKTLYPLRCWANGEPGHALTKSQIHIFKGVSANKNSWRYATNLVTLDKLMDDFNRDPQRQINGEKMLFPFQIDQYLINGKRFFEYIDHYGSLYESLFHPQSSPVNALLNILTRYEGATRIGDRYVRNLFNCALFYYHDRFGDEELEKVAEVCFAWSYRLRLQHHRITVETIENAALSSQGLLRRIKLAHQPGDVLNYLVPIIYIDDIKGTKVDLLTSTLKEKGYVR, encoded by the coding sequence ATGGCCATTCTGAGTAAAAATATAGTCACGGTAAAAGAGGCTCTGGAAAAATCTCTTTCTATCCCTGATTACCAGCGCCCCTATAAGTGGCGTGAGTTTCACGTAAATCAACTCCTTGAAGATATCATTCAGCACCGACATCAATCACGGTACCGGCTAGGAACCATTGTGTCGTATAAAAACAGGCACAACAGTCCAGCAGAAGAGATCGTTGATGGTCAGCAACGGTTACTGACTTTGAGCCTCCTGTGCGCACTGCTTGATGAAAAACAAGAGTATTGTTCACCTTCACTACTGCGCCACGCCTTCAATAACAGCATTACACAGCATAATGTCGAAAAAAATGTCGAGCTTATTCGTCGTCGTCTGAGCCAGGTATCCACCGAAGATCAAAAGAGTATTTATCATTATCTCCTTCACAGTTGCGAACTGATCTGCGTGACATTAGATAATCTCAGCGAAGCATTTCAGTTCTTCGATTCGCAAAATGCTCGTGGCAAACCGCTTGAAGCCTACGATCTGCTTAAGGCCTTTCATTTACGAGAGATGGATGAAAACACCCCAGAAGAACGGCAGCGTTGCGTCAAAACCTGGGAAAACGATGTCAAACCTAAAAAGGATCGCTTTGCTCGTCCAAACCTCGATCAGTTAATGAGTAAAACCCTTTACCCCCTACGATGCTGGGCAAATGGTGAGCCTGGCCACGCTCTGACAAAAAGTCAGATCCATATTTTTAAAGGGGTTTCTGCCAACAAGAATAGCTGGCGCTACGCGACAAACCTGGTCACATTAGACAAGCTGATGGATGACTTTAACCGGGATCCCCAACGCCAGATAAATGGGGAGAAAATGCTGTTTCCCTTCCAGATCGATCAGTACCTGATTAATGGGAAACGCTTTTTTGAATATATAGATCATTACGGTTCGCTGTATGAATCGCTGTTTCACCCTCAATCCTCCCCTGTTAATGCCCTGCTGAACATTCTGACCCGGTATGAAGGTGCCACCCGCATCGGCGATCGCTATGTGCGTAACCTGTTCAACTGTGCGTTGTTCTACTATCACGACAGGTTTGGCGATGAAGAACTCGAAAAAGTCGCTGAAGTTTGTTTTGCATGGAGCTACCGGCTTCGCCTCCAGCATCACCGTATAACGGTGGAAACGATCGAGAATGCAGCTCTTAGTTCACAGGGGTTGCTACGCAGGATAAAGCTGGCACATCAGCCAGGCGATGTTCTCAATTACCTCGTTCCCATCATCTATATCGATGATATTAAAGGAACGAAAGTTGATCTTCTTACCAGTACATTAAAAGAGAAAGGCTATGTTAGATAA
- a CDS encoding DUF2767 domain-containing protein, with the protein MVEANRTEISLALGEAVLDVVQKGQEVSRENLARAMKSKAEREPNDERLLDYWKACHILAA; encoded by the coding sequence ATGGTAGAAGCCAATCGTACCGAAATATCCCTGGCTCTTGGTGAAGCGGTTTTAGATGTTGTACAAAAAGGCCAGGAGGTGTCGAGAGAGAATCTGGCACGGGCCATGAAAAGTAAAGCCGAGCGAGAACCTAATGACGAGCGCCTTCTTGATTACTGGAAAGCCTGTCACATCCTCGCGGCGTAA